The following are from one region of the Fusarium verticillioides 7600 chromosome 1, whole genome shotgun sequence genome:
- a CDS encoding ATP synthase subunit alpha, mitochondrial: protein MFRNALRQSTRAVGAVSAAGRVAAARNAAPASINAARFYASDAKATPTEVSSILEQRIRGVQEESGLAETGRVLSVGDGIARVHGMANVQAEELVEFASGVKGMCMNLEAGQVGVVLFGSDRLVKEGETVKRTGEIVDVPVGPEMLGRVVDALGNPIDGKGPINTKEKRRAQLKAPGILPRKSVNEPVQTGLKSIDAMVPIGRGQRELIIGDRQTGKTAVGLDTILNQKRWNDGQDEKKKLYCIYVAVGQKRSTVAQLVKTLEENDAMKYSIVVAATASEAAPLQYLAPFTGASIGEWFRDNGKHSLVIYDDLSKQAVAYRQMSLLLRRPPGREAYPGDVFYLHSRLLERAAKMNDKLGGGSMTALPVIETQGGDVSAYIPTNVISITDGQIFLEAELFYKGIRPAINVGLSVSRVGSAAQVKAMKQVAGSLKLFLAQYREVAAFAQFGSDLDAATKQTLNRGERLTELLKQTQYNPYPVNHMVPLIFAGVNGYLDSVPVNKVLQWEADFIAHLKTNESELLATIDKEGAISKDTEAKLRDVTQSFVKSFLG from the exons ATGTTCCGGAACGCCCTTCGACAGTCGACGCGCGCCGTCGGCGctgtctctgctgctggcagGGTCGCCGCG GCCCGAAATGCCGCACCCGCCTCCATCAACGCCGCTCGATTCTACGCCTCCGACGCTAAGGCCACTCCTACTGAGGTTTCTTCCATCCTCGAGCAGCGAATTCGTGGTGTTCAGGAGGAGTCCGGTCTCGCTGAGACTGGCCGTGTCCTCTCCGTCGG TGATGGTATCGCCCGTGTTCACGGCATGGCCAACGTTCAGGCCGAGGAGCTTGTCGA GTTCGCCTCCGGTGTCAAGGGAATGTGCATGAACCTCGAGGCCGGCCAGGTCGGTGTTGTGTTGTTCGGTTCTGATCGTCTCGTCAAGGAGGGTGAGACCGTCAAGCGTACCGGCGAGATT GTTGATGTCCCCGTCGGCCCTGAGATGCTCGGCCGTGTTGTCGACGCTCTCGGTAACCCCATTGACGGCAAGGGCcctatcaacaccaaggagaagcgccgtgctcagctcaaggctcctGGCATTCTGCCCCGAAAGTCCGTCAACGAGCCCGTCCAGACTGGTCTCAAGTCCATCGACGCCATGGTTCCCATCGGCCGAGGTCAGCGTGAGTTGATCATTGGTGACCGTCAGACCGGTAAGACTGCCGTTGGTctcgacaccatcctcaaccagAAGCGATGGAACGATGgccaggatgagaagaagaagctctaCTGTATCTACGTCGCCGTTGGCCAGAAGCGATCCACCGTTGCTCAGCttgtcaagactctcgagGAGAACGACGCCATGAAGTACTCCATTGTCGTTGCTGCTACCGCCTCTGAGGCCGCTCCTCTTCAGTACCTCGCTCCTTTCACTGGTGCCTCCATCG GTGAGTGGTTCCGTGATAACGGCAAGCACTCTCTCGTCATCTACGACGATCTTTCCAAGCAAGCTGTTGCTTACCGACAGATGTCTCTGCTTCTCCGACGTCCCCCTGGACGTGAGGCTTACCCCGGTGATGTTTTCTACCTGCACTCTCGTCTGCTCGAGCGTGCCGCCAAGATGAACGAcaagcttggtggtggttccATGACTGCCCTTCCTGTCATTGAGACCCAGGGTGGTGATGTCTCCGCCTATATTCCTACCAATGTCATTTCTATCACTGATGGTCAGATTTTCTTGGAGGCTGAGCTGTTCTACAAGGGTATCCGACCCGCCATCAACGTCggtctttctgtctctcgCGTCGGTTCCGCCGCCcaggtcaaggccatgaagCAGGTCGCTGGTTCCTTGAAGCTTTTCTTGGCTCAGTACCGTGAGGTTGCTGCCTTCGCCCAGTTCGGTTCTGATCTCGACGCTGCTACCAAGCAGACCCTCAACCGTGGTGAGCGT CTTACTGAGCTTCTTAAACAAACACAATACAACCCTTATCCGGTTAACCACATGGTTCCTctcatcttcgctggtgtCAACGGATACCTCGACTCCGTCCCCGTCAACAAAGTTCTTCAGTGGGAGGCTGACTTCATTGCTCacctcaagaccaacgagtCTGAGCTCCTTGCCACTATTGACAAGGAGGGTGCTATCTCCAAGGACACCGAGGCCAAGCTCCGTGACGTCACCCAGTCCTTCGTCAAGAGCTTCCTCGGTTAA